A section of the Aythya fuligula isolate bAytFul2 chromosome 9, bAytFul2.pri, whole genome shotgun sequence genome encodes:
- the P2RY14 gene encoding P2Y purinoceptor 14 — protein MFNSSTNSSGNNCSYDTVITKTVIPLVYCLIFIVGFLLNSVAAWIFLYVSSEKSFIVYLKNIVVADLLMSLTFPFKILADSEIAHPQLNMFVCRYSAVVFYTNMYIGITFFGLIGFDRYYKIVKPLFTSFVHTVNYSKVISIIIWLLFMFISLPNMILTTEISKANYSRKCIGLKSELGRQWHEVSSYICTGIFWIVFLLLIIFYTSISKKIYSSYKKFRRNSDVTKRKTSRNIFSIMFVFVICFVPYHFCRIPYTLSQTSSQFNCQSQRTLFYAKEFTLVLSAANVCLDPIIYFFLCLPFREKLYQKLHLKMKTSHEVDISKSRRSNTLQESVNIL, from the coding sequence ATGTTCAACTCCAGCACAAACTCCTCGGGAAACAACTGCAGTTACGACACAGTAATAACTAAGACAGTCATTCCCCTGGTCTACTGTTTAATTTTCATAGTAGGATTCCTGCTGAACAGCGTGGCAGCATGGATCTTTCTATACGTCTCTAGTGAGAAGAGTTTTATTGTCTATCTCAAAAACATCGTTGTGGCTGATCTCCTAATGAGCTTGACGTTTCCTTTCAAAATTCTTGCTGATTCAGAAATTGCACATCCACAACTCAACATGTTTGTGTGCAGATACTCTGCGGTTGTTTTttatacaaatatgtatattgGAATAACATTTTTTGGCCTCATAGGTTTTGACAGATACTATAAAATTGTAAAGCCTTTATTCACCTCCTTTGTTCACACAGTTAACTACAGTAAGGTTATCTCTATAATCATATGGTTATTGTTTATGTTTATATCCCTTCCAAATATGATTTTAACTACTGAAATCTCTAAAGCAAATTATTCCAGAAAATGTATTGGTCTTAAAAGCGAGCTTGGCAGACAATGGCACGAGGTGTCAAGTTACATTTGCACAGGGATTTTCTGGATTGTTTTTCTCCTACTAATCATTTTTTACACTTCaatatcaaaaaaaatatatagctcCTATAAAAAATTCAGAAGGAACTCAGACGTTACCAAGAGAAAAACCAGTCGTAATATATTCAGTATCATGTTTGTATTTGTCATTTGCTTTGTACCATATCACTTCTGCAGAATACCATACACTTTAAGTCAAACTAGCTCACAGTTCAACTGCCAGTCACAAAGAACTCTGTTCTATGCAAAGGAGTTTACTCTCGTGTTATCTGCTGCAAACGTGTGCCTTGAccccattatttattttttcctctgcctacCTTTTAGAGAAAAGCTGTATCAAAAACTGCACCTCAAGATGAAAACTTCACATGAGGTTGACATTTCTAAATCTAGAAGATCAAATACGCTTCAGGAAAGTGTGAATATTCTGTAA